The sequence CGACCGAGGCGTTGCCCCGGTCGTGGGCTCCGCCCGCTCCGGCCTGAAACGCTCCGCCGAAGCGTTTCCGAGACAGCCTTCGGCCCCGGGATATATTCGGACAGATGAAGGTGGGAGCGGCTCTCTCGCCGCTCCCGGTCCGGTATCAGCTCATCGCCTGGACGGCGCGTTTGGTCATGACGCCGACGAGGTGGGCGCGGTAGGCCTTCGTCCCGTGGATGTCGCCGATCATGTCCTCCTCCGGGTAGCTGAGGCCCGACAGGGCGTCGGCGGAGAAGTTGGAGGAGAGCGCCTGCTCGGCTTCCGTCCAGCGGAAGACGCCGTTCTCGCTCGCGCCCGTCACGCCGACGCGCACGCCGTCCGCGTACTTGGCGACGAAGGCCGCGACCAGCGGGAAGCGGCTCGCGGGCTGGGGCATCTTGGCGTAGTGCGCCTTCTCCGGGATCGGGAACCGCACACCGGTGATGATCTCGCCCTCGTCGAGCGCGGTCGCGAACATGCCCTCGAAATAGTCGTCCGCCGCGATCTCCCGCTTGTCGGTGATGATCGTGGCCCCCGACGCCAAGGCGACCGCCGGGTAGCACGCCGAGGGATCGTTGTTGGCGAGGCTGCCGCCGATCGTCCCGCGGTGGCGCACCGCGGGATCGCCGATGCGGCCCGCGAGATCGGCGAGGCCCGGATAGATGTCGGCGACCGCACGTGCGACCATGGCGTGGGTCGTGCCGCCGCCGATCACGACGGCGTCGCCCTCCTGCCGGACATATTTCATCTCGTCGATATGGGCGAGGCTCACCAGCGTGCCCGGATCGGCGAGGCGCTGCTTGAGCGTCGGGATCAGCGTCTGTCCGCCGCCGAGCGCCTGTGCCTCACCGCCCGCGAGGGCCTGCACGGCCTCCGCAACGGTCGAAGGTTTCACGAAGTCAAAGCTGTACATGTT is a genomic window of Pontivivens ytuae containing:
- a CDS encoding FAD binding domain-containing protein; its protein translation is MYSFDFVKPSTVAEAVQALAGGEAQALGGGQTLIPTLKQRLADPGTLVSLAHIDEMKYVRQEGDAVVIGGGTTHAMVARAVADIYPGLADLAGRIGDPAVRHRGTIGGSLANNDPSACYPAVALASGATIITDKREIAADDYFEGMFATALDEGEIITGVRFPIPEKAHYAKMPQPASRFPLVAAFVAKYADGVRVGVTGASENGVFRWTEAEQALSSNFSADALSGLSYPEEDMIGDIHGTKAYRAHLVGVMTKRAVQAMS